In Massilia sp. METH4, the genomic window AACCAGGGTTCCCACCACGACCACCTCGTGTGCCTCGACTGCGGCCGCGTCGAGGAATTCGTCGACGAGGAAATCGAAGCGCGCCAGCACCGCATCGCCGACGAACGCGGCTTCAAGATCGCCGAGCATGCGCTGGCGATCTACGGCAACTGTATCAAGACCAATTGCCCGCACCGGCATTGAAACCAAAACGGCCCTGACGGGCCGTTTTTCTTGGAGTGCCTGGTGTCGTACACCTTTCCGCCCCCCCGGCCGGAAAGGTGTACGACACCGGTTTTCCTTGGCAACTTACGCGTTCTGGCTCAACGCATTCGACAACAACCGCGACGTGATATCCACGATCGGAATCACCCGCTCATACGCCATCCTGGTCGGCCCGATCACGCCGAGCGTGCCGACGATGCGCCCGTTGGCCTCGTACGGCGCGGTGACGACGCTCATGTCGTCCAGCGGCACCAGGTTCGATTCCCCGCCGATGTAGATCTGCACGCCCGAAGCCTTCGATGACACGTCCAGCAACTGCATCAGCCCCGTCTTCTGCTCGAACATGTCGAACATCTGGCGCAGCGACGACATGTTCGACGACAGGTCGCTTACCGACAGCAGGTTGCGTTCGCCGGCGATCACCATGTCTTCCGAACCCTCGGCCATGGCTTCGCTGCCCGCCTCCACGGCCGCCTGCATCAGGCGGCCCATGTCGTCTTGCAGCTGGCGCAGCTCGCCCTGCATCCGCGAGCGCACCTCGTCGAACGCGAGGCCGCGATAGTGCTGGTTGATGAAGTTCGCCGATTGCTGCAGCTCGGCCGGCGTATAGTCCACGTCCGTCAGCAGCAGGCGGTTCTGCACGTCGCCGCCCGGGGCCACGATCACGAGCAGGATGCGCTTTTCGCCCAGGCGCAGGAATTCGATCTGCTGGAACGCGGATTCGCGGCGCGGCGTCAATACCACGCCGGCGAACTGCGACAGCGACGACAGCATCTGCGCCGCGTTCGCGATCAGCTTTTGCGGCGGTTGAGCCTGCGGGCGCAGGCGGGCTTCGACGGCGCTCTCGTCGATCGGCTGCACGGTCAGCAGCGTGTCGACGAAGATGCGGTAACCGCGCGGCGTGGGCACGCGGCCGGCGGAAGTATGGGGGCTGGCGACATAACCGAGCTCTTCCAGGTCGGCCATGATGTTGCGAATCGTGGCCGGCGACAGGTCAAGGCCGGAAATCTTCGACAGCGCGCGCGAACCGACGGGCTGGCCGTCGGCGATGTAGCGCTCTACGAGGGCTTTGAGCAGGGTTTGGGCACGAGTATCGAGTTGCATGATCAGTTTTCAAGCTAGGCACTCATTATGCACCGCCGGACCACGCGCCGGGAGTTCAATCGGCTAACTGTTGTTCCAGCCACGCAATCAACTCCGTCAGGTCGGTGCAGATCGCGTCGGGCACGATGCCCGCCTCCACGTGCGCCGTGCTGCCGGCGCGGTTCATCCACACCGCGCGGAGCCCCGCCTTCTGGGCTCCTTCGACATCGAGCCGCAGGTCGTCGCCCACGTAAACCGTTTCATGCGGGGCCACGCCAAGCGCTTCGCACGCCGCCAGGAAGATGCTGGGGTCCGGTTTCGCCTTGCCGAACCGGCTGGCCGCCAGCGATACCTTGAAATGGTGGGCGAGACCGATGACTTCAAGATCGGCATTGCCATTGGAGATCGTGCCGAGCGTGACCTTTTCCGCCAGGCGGTGCAGGCCGGGCAGCACGTCATGGTAGAGCTTGACGGTATTGCGGGCGGCCGAGAATTGCGCGATCGCCCCGTCCAGGCGGGCCAGGTCCTCGCCCACGTGCGCAAAGGCCGCTTCCAGGCCGGCGCGGCGCAACTTGATCAAGTCCAGGTGGTGCTCCGGCTTTTCGGCCAGCAGCGCCATGCGGCGCTCGCGCAACTCCTCGATCGTGAACGCCTGCGCCACCTTCGGCGCATGTTCGGACAGCCACGCGTGCATGGCGAGTTCCGCCTCCTCGATCACGGGGCCGATCGGCCACAGCGTATCGTCCAGGTCGAACAGGATGGCTTTGGGTCGTGGAATATCGTTCATGCAGCCATTGTCGCATGGCCCGCGCCCGAAGGCAGGCACGCTGTCGTTCCGATAGCCGGTACCGCCGGCACCCGCCGGTGCTGAATTCGGTGCTAAATTAACGGACTGTCAATTGGTCGAGGTCATCATGCGCTCATTGTCCACCTCATCATGCACCTTGTTGCCCGCCTTGCTTGCAGGCGCCATCCTGGCCGGCTGCGCCACCACCGCCCCGCTGCCGCCGGACGTGCTCTCGGCCTACGTGGTGCTCGGCGAGGAAGGCGCGGCGACGGCGCGCGTGATCACGGCGGCCGCCTCCTGCCCCACGCTCGACGTCGACGGCAGGCCCGTGCCGATGGCGGTGC contains:
- the hrcA gene encoding heat-inducible transcriptional repressor HrcA, whose translation is MQLDTRAQTLLKALVERYIADGQPVGSRALSKISGLDLSPATIRNIMADLEELGYVASPHTSAGRVPTPRGYRIFVDTLLTVQPIDESAVEARLRPQAQPPQKLIANAAQMLSSLSQFAGVVLTPRRESAFQQIEFLRLGEKRILLVIVAPGGDVQNRLLLTDVDYTPAELQQSANFINQHYRGLAFDEVRSRMQGELRQLQDDMGRLMQAAVEAGSEAMAEGSEDMVIAGERNLLSVSDLSSNMSSLRQMFDMFEQKTGLMQLLDVSSKASGVQIYIGGESNLVPLDDMSVVTAPYEANGRIVGTLGVIGPTRMAYERVIPIVDITSRLLSNALSQNA
- a CDS encoding HAD family hydrolase, which encodes MNDIPRPKAILFDLDDTLWPIGPVIEEAELAMHAWLSEHAPKVAQAFTIEELRERRMALLAEKPEHHLDLIKLRRAGLEAAFAHVGEDLARLDGAIAQFSAARNTVKLYHDVLPGLHRLAEKVTLGTISNGNADLEVIGLAHHFKVSLAASRFGKAKPDPSIFLAACEALGVAPHETVYVGDDLRLDVEGAQKAGLRAVWMNRAGSTAHVEAGIVPDAICTDLTELIAWLEQQLAD